From Pectinophora gossypiella chromosome 18, ilPecGoss1.1, whole genome shotgun sequence, one genomic window encodes:
- the LOC126375202 gene encoding conserved oligomeric Golgi complex subunit 2: MNNDSVEFTLPPAPRGLCFDRNDFVKTNFSVDNFLADHQNVASLETMRDDLGVYLKVLRLAMIELINKDYANFVNLCATLIGFDKAILKIQVPLGQLNEEVETVKQCLEEAMKELSLWLSQRHALQKKKQLVKYYSQTVNCLNTLENILRNISDKKKQDQILLADRAAMQYNQLKFSISKCESLVKSEQKMQYNEVGNKLVQTLNDLLFQFWNDNDEENLLKTLITLASLDRVTETEMLIRKQAVAPLLHEIISEPALQRSPEGLQGIYARILSLLESKLKLLLTVTQHSKLMFLMKKFRFLVNCFWCEVENRLEVNLASIFAPGNPQIFYRRYSESMEFIKRLEEYCSDKDMIKIMHETIEYRSFQRRWNLPVYFQIRFQEIAGSYEAALQKSPTVEANDGFVLKETYKCWIALQECWSDGIYIEAIAHKFWKLSLQLLSRYATWAGTYCAQRNSPKLELTSVNRSLIDNSINIHVDIQSLLNRLPTFMQLVEIKVPIGNKDLLRQSLRYSETMLTGTKDKIRECIVNELYDHFNMQLKQVSDIPRLYRKTNRSVPTKPCAYIDVITKAIHEFNEDASRRLDNAFLVELFQALFNIMTVSYYKYVEDVLTSVQKTEESLRRLKQIRERTSQQSSESTGVTDGDKIRLQLNVDVVSYGKLAETLCLNVHTVHKFTDLNSMVTEAVKNIDIK; the protein is encoded by the exons ATGAATAACGATTCGGTAGAGTTTACGTTGCCGCCGGCGCCACGGGGGCTGTGTTTCGATCGCAATGATTTCGTCAAG ACAAACTTCTCAGTGGACAACTTCCTGGCGGACCACCAGAATGTGGCATCTCTGGAGACGATGCGCGATGACCTGGGCGTGTACCTGAAGGTCCTCAGACTGGCTATGATTGAGCTGATCAACAAGGACTACGCTAATTTCGTCAATTTATGCGCCACTCTAATCGGTTTTGACAAAGCAATACTGAAAATACAGGTGCCATTGGGACAATTGAACGAAGAAGTTgag ACTGTTAAACAATGTTTAGAAGAAGCAATGAAAGAATTATCCTTGTGGCTCAGCCAGCGCCATGCATTACAGAAGAAGAAACAACTTGTCAAGTACTACAGCCAGACAGTCAACTGCCTCAACACATTAGAAAACATCCTAAGAAACATCTCTGATAAGAAAAAGCAGGACCAAATTCTGCTAGCAGACAGAGCAGCAATGCAATACAACCAACTGAAGTTCTCCATATCCAAATGTGAAAGTTTAGTGAAATCAGAACAGAAAATGCAATACAATGAAGTTGGCAACAAACTAGTGCAAACATTAAATGATTTGCTGTTTCAATTTTGGAATGACAATGATGAAGAGAATCTTCTGAAGACTCTCATTACTCTGGCTTCCTTAGACCGTGTTACTGAAACAGAAATGCTTATAAGAAAGCAGGCAGTAGCTCCGTTGTTGCATGAAATCATCAGTGAGCCTGCTCTGCAAAGAAGTCCTGAAGGCCTTCAAGGGATTTATGCCCGTATCTTGTCACTACTGGAGTCAAAATTGAAGCTACTTTTGACTGTGACACAACATTCCAAGTTGATGTTTCTTATGAAGAAATTCAGGTTTTTAGTTAACTGTTTTTGGTGTGAAGTTGAGAATCGTTTAGAGGTGAACTTAGCTTCAATATTTGCACCTGGAAACCCTCAAATTTTCTACAGAAGATACAGTGAAAGTATGGAATTTATTAAGAGATTGGAAGAGTATTGCTCTGACAAGGATATGATCAAAATTATGCATGAAACAATAGAATATAGGAGCTTCCAGAGACGATGGAACTTGCCAGTTTACTTTCAAATACGGTTTCAAGAAATTGCTG GGAGTTATGAAGCTGCACTTCAGAAGAGTCCAACAGTTGAAGCCAATGATGGGTTTGTTCTAAAAGAGACATATAAATGTTGGATTGCTCTGCAAGAGTGTTGGTCGGATGGCATATATATTGAAGCCATAGCACACAAGTTCTGGAAGCTATCCTTGCAGTTATTATCAAGATATGCCACTTGGGCTGGCACATATTGCGCACAG aGAAACTCCCCAAAGTTAGAATTAACCAGTGTAAATAGAAGCCTCATAGATAACAGTATTAATATTCATGTTGATATCCAGAGCTTGTTAAATAGATTGCCAACATTCATGCAACTTGTTGAAATTAAAGTACCAATTGGAAACAAGGATCTTTTGAGGCAAAGTCTGAGATATTCGGAGACTATGTTGACTGGGACAAAGGATAAAATAAGGGAATGTATAGTGAACGAGTTGTATGATCATTTCAATATGCAGCTGAAGCAAGTAAGCGACATTCCGCGCCTCTACAGGAAGACCAACCGTAGCGTGCCGACGAAGCCCTGCGCTTACATTGACGTGATCACCAAAGCAATACATGAGTTCAATGAGGATGCCTCGCGGAGACTCGACAACGCATTTTTAGTTGAACTATTTCAagcattatttaatattatgactGTTTC ATACTATAAATATGTTGAGGATGTTTTAACATCAGTTCAGAAAACTGAAGAGTCGTTGAGAAGACTGAAACAAATAAGGGAGAGGACATCACAACAGAGTAGTGAAAGCACGGGAGTGACGGATGGCGACAAGATCCGTCTTCAACTGAATGTAGATGTGGTCTCATATGGGAAACTGGCAGAGACACTCTGTCTTAATGTACACACGGTGCACAAGTTCACAGACCTTAACTCTATGGTCACAgaagctgtaaaaaatataGACATTAAATGA
- the LOC126375204 gene encoding DNA polymerase iota — protein MEDRIMESSSSAFGDMDGDHTKSIIHIDIDCFYAQVEMVRDPELRSVPLGIQQKNIVVTSNYEARKYGVQKCMLVTEALKLCPNLKLVNGEDLHDYRAASNKVFAILQHWKCPVEKLGMDENYIDVTNIVQERLRSVNMDSVSISGNLCEEPSIECPCGCHTRLKVASQVASEVRKKIFDELSFTTCAGIAHNKLLAKLVCPLHKPNDQTTIFPEHAASFMATLPSVRSIPSIGSKTTETLISQKILSVSDLQQASLDVLKKHFSSDMAVRLKNLSLGEDNTPVKQTGKPQSIGLEDSFRTVSVKSEVEEKFSALLQRLLVLVREDGRIPVSLRVTLRKKDAKRLSSHRESRQCQISPSIFTITNGTLTVTEAGQQKLMTIIMRLFNKLINLSKPFHLTLVGLAFTKFQERMTGRSSIVNYLMNDISVQSVLNLQNDCDTSTTSMDYSAVSPSSSTTTDLSDAEVEPSPKKPKKVNWIAKRRCLAKEEVASPSKLKVGELRLNSKELEKVSELRLNSRDRSLTPRASPAKECLSDASDSMKDVAEGGNCEECPSYVDQDVFSALPEEMQQELKTMWKNPSSSSMPRSSQRTNKPKPNTILKYFVPHK, from the exons ATGGAAGATAG GATCATGGAATCGAGCAGTTCTGCGTTTGGCGATATGGATGGCGACCACACAAAGAGTATTATACACATCGACATAGATTGCTTCTACGCTCAAGTGGAGATGGTGCGAGACCCCGAACTGCGGTCGGTACCACTGGGCATCCAACAGAAAAACATTGTAGTGACCAGCAACTACGAGGCCAGGAAGTACGGCGTCCAAAAATGCATGCTCGTGACTGAAGCTTTAAAACTTTGTCCGAATTTAAAACTAGTAAATGGCGAGGACTTACATGACTACAGGGCAGCTTCAAATAAGGTTTTTGCAATTTTACAACATTGGAAATGTCCAGTTGAGAAGCTGGGCATGGATGAGAATTATATTGATGTCACAAACATAGTACAGGAGAGGTTAAGAAGTGTAAACATGGACAGTGTTTCAATCAGTGGTAATTTATGTGAAGAACCCAGTATAGAGTGCCCTTGTGGTTGCCACACGAGACTGAAAGTAGCATCACAAGTGGCTAGTGAGGTGAGGAAGAAAATATTTGATGAATTAAGCTTTACAACATGTGCTGGAATTGCACATAACAAATTGTTGGCAAAACTTGTCTGTCCACTACATAAGCCCAATGACCAAACCACCATATTCCCAGAGCATGCAGCCAGTTTCATGGCCACATTGCCAAGTGTCCGATCCATTCCAAGCATTGGTTCCAAAACAACTGAAACATTAATTTCTCAGAAAATATTGAGTGTGAGTGATCTCCAGCAAGCATCATTAGATGTGTTGAAAAAACACTTCAGCAGTGACATGGCAGTTAGACTGAAAAACTTAAGTTTAGGGGAAGATAATACTCCAGTAAAACAAACCGGGAAGCCTCAGAGCATTGGTCTAGAAGATAGTTTCCGGACTGTAAGTGTTAAGAGTGAAGTGGAGGAAAAATTTTCAGCATTACTCCAGCGGTTGCTGGTGTTGGTGAGAGAAGATGGACGTATACCAGTTTCCCTCCGAGTTACATTGAGAAAGAAAGATGCTAAGAGACTGAGCAGCCACAGAGAATCAAGACAATGTCAGATCTCACCATCCATCTTCACCATCACAAATGGCACACTTACTGTAACAGAGGCTGGCCAACAGAAACTTATGACCATTATCATGAGATTGTTCAACAAACTCATTAATCTGTCTAAACCATTCCATTTAACGCTGGTTGGGCTGGCGTTCACCAAGTTCCAAGAGCGCATGACTGGCAGAAGTTCTATTGTTAACTACTTGATGAATGACATCTCTGTCCAGTCAGTGCTCAACTTGCAGAATGACTGTGACACCTCCACTACATCCATGGACTACTCAGCTGTGTCCCCAAGCAGCAGCACTACAACTGATCTCTCTGATGCTGAAGTGGAACCCTCACCCAAGAAGCCTAAAAAAGTAAACTGGATTGCTAAAAGGAGGTGTTTAGCAAAGGAAGAAGTAGCATCACCAAGTAAGTTGAAAGTGGGTGAGCTGAGATTAAATTCTAAGGAGCTAGAGAAGGTATCAGAACTGAGACTGAACTCAAGAGACAGGTCCTTGACTCCGCGGGCCAGCCCTGCTAAGGAATGTCTCTCAGATGCCTCAGACTCTATGAAGGATGTAGCAGAGGGAGGTAACTGTGAAGAATGCCCCAGCTATGTTGACCAAGATGTGTTCAGTGCTCTCCCAGAGGAGATGCAGCAGGAACTCAAGACCATGTGGAAGAATCCCTCCAGCTCCAGCATGCCACGGAGTAGCCAGAGAACGAACAAACCTAAACCGAAcacaattttgaaatattttgttcCACACAAATAG